The stretch of DNA ATTttacttgtttttttcatccaTCCATTGAAActaaaaacatcaaaaaaggCCATTTCGTAAACAACGGCCGGGTGATAACAACGTCGTTTAGGAGGACCCTTCTTGCCGCGTAGTACCCGGCTCGGCTGGCAGAAAGATGTCACATACCAGGCTTTTGGCTTGGCTTTCTTTCCGCACATATATGGCACTTATGAGAGCGTCAGTGGTTCAGCATTGGTCGGCCTTGAAGCCTGCCTAGTCCCTCACATACAGTTGTGTACGATGACTATTAAACCAACGAAAAGTTTCCAGAACTGTCTTGAAGCTGAAGTGCCAGGGTATAACGATTGTCCCACAGTTTTGTTCTCAATCGACCCTAACAGCGGCCCCAGACCTAAATCAAAACCAAGaacgaaaacaaaaagatgCGTGAGCGGAACACTTGCCACAGAAGTATTCGATCTTTATGGGAACACTAAAACAGCTACAACGCCGCCGCCAGTGCTGAAAAAATCACCTGTATCTGCCATTCAACAAGAATCTACTTGTGAGGGCGAATCTGTGGAAGGCCATACTGATAGACAATACAACATAATATCATACAATGAGGACGAATTACTTACTAAGATTAATAACCTTTCTGAACCCGGCTCAAAGTTGTCATCGAAAGAACTGGacttttacaaaaaaaagttggaTTCAAATATTGCCAAGATTTTACAAAGCGATCACACTAAGATAGTGCTCTCGCAGATTTTCGATGAAACAGACAAAAAAGCGGCTGTAAAAACCATTAAACATTGGATGGTTACGGACACGACAATTTCTAATTGGTGTCCAGCTTTCTTGAAGCTTTTTGAAAACCAGTCCCAGAAATAgtcaatttcattatttataCTTATTAATAGAAGTAGATTATATGCAtaacattcttttcttttttgtagAAGATACGTTCTACGCAGTTGGGGATTTGAGGCTACCCGCAGTTTGCTGGTGGAATTGAAGTAAAAATGACGATGAGCTCATCACCTCAAGCAGTATATGGTGTTGATGGTTGATAATTACTTATATACCTTCTGTCTGTATAACATTAAGTAATTGGAAGGCCGAAAATGAACGAAGATAAGAAGCAACCGATTGACATACATGACATACTGAACCAAAAACCCCAGCTCATCGAAAAGACGCCCCTAGATGTTTTCTTCGAGGATCTCGATAACAAGATAATAACTCCTATAAACGAATACGCAGCTGACTCAGATTCTTGTTCTTCCGTTTATCAAGTAATAAAATGCACGAGCAACAAAGAATTTGTCATAATGCTTTTACAGAGCTTTGAGAATTTGCACATTCAAGTTCTTGGACAGCAACAGAGACTCGTCGATAGCGAAAGTAATTTATTGCCCATCTCTTTGCATGATATGAAGTACGTGGATGAGCTGATCAACCTTCTAATTATTCATGGTATAGACGCTAACTTGCCTGCAACAATGAAAATTCCATTCGATTCAAAAAGACTGAATACTTTCAAGAAGGGAGAAAAGAGCACAAAATATGAAACGCCTCGATGGCACACCATAAATAACGATACGTTATCCAAAGTTATAACTGCATTTTATAATGTTCTGACTAATGACAAGTCTTCGGATTATTTGAGAAATCTAATTTTAAAAGGTAGTGCGTATGCAAACATTGTATTAGGCTTTATAGTGTTACATATGCAACTACCTAGCAAATACACTCCACAGATGATCGCAAAGCTGGAAAATCTTCAAGATACTTATACCTTGTTTGGTGTGTATACCTTA from Saccharomyces mikatae IFO 1815 strain IFO1815 genome assembly, chromosome: 13 encodes:
- the ADD37 gene encoding Add37p (similar to Saccharomyces cerevisiae ADD37 (YMR184W); ancestral locus Anc_6.263), which gives rise to MTIKPTKSFQNCLEAEVPGYNDCPTVLFSIDPNSGPRPKSKPRTKTKRCVSGTLATEVFDLYGNTKTATTPPPVLKKSPVSAIQQESTCEGESVEGHTDRQYNIISYNEDELLTKINNLSEPGSKLSSKELDFYKKKLDSNIAKILQSDHTKIVLSQIFDETDKKAAVKTIKHWMVTDTTISNWCPAFLKLFENQSQK